Part of the Lampris incognitus isolate fLamInc1 chromosome 1, fLamInc1.hap2, whole genome shotgun sequence genome is shown below.
AGGTGTTCACCAACACGAGGGAGCGCTGGCGGCAGCACAACGTCAACACCGCCTTCGCTGAGCTCCGCAAGCTGATCCCCACCCACCCTCCGGAGAAGAAGCTGAGCAAGAACGAGATCTTGCGCCTGGCCATGCGCTATATCAACTTCCTGGTGCAGCTGCTGGAGAGCCAGAGTGGCCAGCCGGCGTCCCACTCGCCCACTGCGCTACTCACCTTCCTCAGGGGAAACGTGGAGCACCTGCACCACGCCTCACCCCGGCCATGGGGCCTGGCCAGTGACACTGAGGCCCCGTCCCCCGGCTCCAGCTGCGACAGCTCCGAGGCCTGGTAGACCACAGTGGCAGACCCCAGcagtcccccccgcccccgaccACTGGAGTAGACCCTCTTACATCCCCGGGTGAAAGTGTTTCCCACTGCCCCTTACTTGCCAagacttgcccatttttccccaCTGCATTTACCCACCACCAATTTGCCATTTGAGTCACAAGGGTTGTGACTGGGGGCTGATGTGGAGGATTATACAATGTTGTGTGATACGTATGGACCCAGTGCTACTCTGGCTGAGCGTGTGATTGCAGCCACCAGAGCCTGTGTGAAAATGAATCAGTAGAGTTCTGCATGGATATGTAAAATGTGGATATATacaataccccccctccccttcatgTCTTCGTGTTAATATTCCTTGTTGCTGCTGGGAACTAATTTAGTTTTGCAATAGCAGGGCTTCTGCCGCTGAGGAAAATGGAAGGGATTAAGGAATTTCTCATTTCGAGCAATAGTTTCACCCGGGCATGTGAGTAGATATCGGCCAGTTTGCCGAGGACTGCAGTCGCTCTGTAATAGCCAAGAgaacttctgttttgttttcttcAACATACTGAGTTTCTCAAGTGACTGTGACCTCTCCAGTATTTATTCATGTTTATCAAGGTTATTTTTTCCGTTAAGACAAACGTGTATCGCTTGTGAGAATGACCATCCTCTCAACCGTCCCCCGTAGATATGAGAAAGTTCAGTTAATCGTTCTTGAGCACCCAACTGGGCGACTCTACGTTTTGGCGTAGCTAAAAATCCCCTTTGAATGCTTTGTATGCTTCATCGAACAAAGTTAATGCTCATTTTGTACAGTAAGCATGTCCTATAGCCAAAGATCATGACCTGATTGTTGTCAAGACTGTTGTGATTATGACTTTTCAATACCTTCCTTATAAATTATTTTGTTTGCTTGTGAATACATAGTATGTTATTTATTTCAACTATTTATTTAATAAATATTTGttaataaaatgttctgtgaatTGTGCTCCTGTTATTCACTAAAAAACAGGCCAGTctcttcactcattcattcattcattcaccaaccgcttctccggggtcggttcgcgatggcagcaagctaagcagggcactccagacgtccctctccccagcaacaccctccagctcctcctgggggatcctgaggtgttctcaggccagattggacatgtagtccctccagcgagttctgggtctaccccggggtctcctcccagttggacgtgcccagaaaacctccaaaggaaggcgccaggaggcatcctgatcagatgcccgaaccacctcaactggctcctttcaacgtgaaggagcagcggctctacttcgagctccctccggacgtccgagctcctcaccctatctctaaggctgagcccagacaccctacggaggaaactcatctcagccACTCTATGAATTGTACGTTTGAAATCTAACATTATACAACATAATATGCTGTGCAGgttaaacaggtttgttgttCCCGTGGTGGAGGCAGTAAAGTGGCCCATTACCAGAGCAGCCTTTTGACTGGAAGGCCATGGGTTCAAATTCCCTCAGTGGCTGGGAAAACATGGTTTGGAGGTAATAGCAAATACATAGCACTCTCGTCTCTTGCCGTCTCTAAACTGCTGTCGCTGAAgcacccttgagcaaggcattcaTTCCCTGACTGCAACAGAGTGGATAGGTGGCGGACAgagggaagtaaaaaaaaaagtatgaaaaaaaaaagcacagcgGCTAGTGGTGAGGTCCCTCTTTAAGTCTCTGCAGAATGGGCCCTGACGATGTTTTGTCCACTACAAGACCTCTCGGTAAACTGTATGGACACAaggatgacctctgacctctaaCCACTGACCAGGCAGACGAACAAGGAACAGCTTAACTTGTGACCCTAGATCACAGGTCACTCTGGAGTCAAACACTgaccacttggggggggggggcagatggagCTATCCTAAGAGATCCTTAACGGTTCAAAGTGTCATGAAAAATACAGCGCTGTCCAACTCGGGTAATGTTGTTGATGATCCTGAAATAAACAACGTCAGGAAGTCACTGTTTGAGGGGAATACAGTCAAGAACTTTCATTtttcatcctctttcaatgttgcattgtgtaaattgtgtacacacaacatccattggacgttgtccgtcttgggagagcgagccctcctctgttgctctccctgaggctccttcctatttttttttctctgttatTAAAGTTTTTTATAGGGAGTtggtccttatccgatgcgagggtctaaggacaggatgttgctgtaaagcccactgaggcaaatttgtaatttgtgatattgggctatacaactaaaactgacttgacttgactgcagTTACATTCGTTTGTCAGTGTGAACTCAAATCGTACAAACATGGTCAGGAATCAGGGGCGTTTATTTGCCGCTTCATTCCATgcgcctgcacacatgaaatgaaacgaaatctCGTTTCCccggcccacaacagtgcaacacaaacacaagaacacatatccacactacaagaacacatatacccaaactacaagaacacatacccaaattaccaaaacacatatccacactacaagaacacatatactcaaactaccaaaacacatatccacactacaagaacacatatacccaaactacaaaaacacatatatccaatatatatatatatatatatatatatatatatatatatatatatatatatatatataataaaaaaatttcactgtccgAGAAAGCGAacgtcaggatgactgtcagaactgctggtctgcatgggctagcagttagcttagcctatccCGCGTCCTGCCATCAAACGTATCTTTTTTAATCGGTccccacatttaaaaaaaaagatacgtTTACTGGTAAATATTGTGTAAGACATTTTaaccaaaattttaaaaaaaaattcagtccGTCATTCTCCGTGATGTCATCGGCAGGGAGGCGTTTCCTACATTTACACTCACAATTGACCTTTTGTGGCGGAGGAAACGTTTAACAGTTGTCAGCCAAAGGgcgaaaccacacacacacacacgctgagaaGAAGAGTAAACACTGCATTGGTTTTAGGGCTTTGGGTTGATTTTTACCCCTTTTGCCCCGGCTGTTAAACGGGCCAATGGTGTGTAAATGGGGCAGAGGGCAGCTGGGCACACTGGGTGAAGGCCGACAGCTGACTCCGTCACATTGTCCACCCCAGCGTATTAACAGTGTCATACTGCTGTACAACCAAACCTCTCCTCTGGTGGGCTACAATACAATCTGCTAATCTGTGATTTCATGGCTATCAACTGAATCCAAAACGTAAAACATCCAGAGCACCTTCTTGTTCACAGTACACCGGAAGAGGCCTACAGTTTATATTTGGGCTAACGGGTGTGGTGACAGTGTAATTCAGGCTGGTTAATGTTTTAAAGACGCTCTGACATCTGTCCTTGTCGGAGTTGTGAAATATGCCGTCGCCTTGTCATTTTTGCTGATACACTTTGTTTACGGAAACCACCCAAATCTGGAGTAGGAGTATTACTTTTCCCATAACTTCCAGCCGGattatgaacccccccccccgcccccgaataATAACAAATCTGCGCTCTTCTCGTCTCCCTAGCCAAGTATATTTGCCTGGTTGGCTATCCCCCCTGAGTACGTGGGTAATCGTCTATTGAGAGCATATTTCCTTATCAGCGTCTAGCACGCTGTCTGAATCTGTTATCACAATGGGCCAGATCAGTGCAGGCAGCCCCTCGCTCTCCCGGCCGAGGCGCCCATGAAAAAGAATTTCTGGAGCTGGGTGCCAACCGATAGGCTCTGAGCTCTTTATCCCCTTAAAGCCAATTCACACTCTGCATGTTTAAATATTTCgactccccaccccccacccccgataCCCCCACTCCCCCGCCCTCCGAACCCGCAGCCCCCCAACCCCTCACGTTCTCTCTCCCCATTGCTGCGTTCGTATAACTGTCCGCTCGTCAACTGCCAGCCATGGCTGACCTATGGGGCCGGGTGGGTGGGATGCAGGTGCAGGCTGGTTGGAAGAGGGGCTTGGGTGGTGAGTGagtggaggatgggggggggcgggggagggggaaggggttGCCATTGTTTGGATGGACAGCACCCTCTCTCCTCTGGAGCACTCTCCTGATAGGGGGGAGCCCACTGACAATCCTGCATCCTAATCTGATTATGCAAATATCTACTTCAAAAAGCAATACGCTGTAACCCTTTACccagtggttggggggggggagcatcaAGGAGAAATATCCGAACTAAAATGAAGAGAAGGGTTAGAGGTCATGGGGGGGCAGATTCTTAAGAAAAATCAGACCCCTCACTCTTAATTAAGGGGTCCTGTGACATATCCACAGCACCTAGCTGGCAACAGGTTCCATATGAATCCTGCCTTACCGTAGGCTACGTCACATAAAATCCACCAACTTCTTGTTCACCACTTCTCAGCCAATCAAATTCTCCATTACATGTTGTGTACCACTGAGAGAGGGGCTGTGGAGTCCGTATGCTGTCAATATTCCAGCTgctgatttttatttttccacagacgttcatggggaaaaaaaagggaaatctaCAATGTTgatgaggggggcggggggggctaaAGTGCCAAGACTAAAGATTAAAACGGCCAGACAAGAGGAGCTGACGTTTCCCAGGAACTACACAGGCAGAATGCCGCTGGGTCCTAAAGCCTGGgaggacccccacccccaccctgtgTATTCACACAGCCTTTAACCCTGGCCTCAAGCCCAAATCAGCTGCCGCACGTCATCACAGGACACTTCGCTCGGTGgcaacatacatacacatgtatacgtatatacatacatacttcTACACATGTCGTTTTTCCTCATCTAAACCGAGGGTGTAATGATAGAGGGCTGGTGTCTGTTTTAACGTCCTGGACGTACGTCTTCTTCACTGTGGGACTAAAAGCCCTGAGACTGTACCTGTGGTTTAGGGCTATATAAGTAAACTTGGCTTCACACGTTCACCGTGAGGGTATTTGTGTGTATCCCGGGTCAGACATGTAAGAGTCCTGAGGGGTAAAGCAGCGTTGGCCTGCACTTACACGTTTCCCACGTTTCAGGGTGAAGCTGCAACAACTCCTGCACAACAAGCACAACAACACACGGACGTCTCAGTTCACTCTCCATTCACATATCCCACCGCTCTCTCCCACAAACCTTTATCTTCTTTCTATCatacatctctctctcgctctcgctctcggagcggaagtgcgagtgaggtcggagcagcagcgtgttgcttcggtATAAACGAGTTTCTGAAACGAGTGTTTTTTTTCCTATCCGTCTTGTCCTTTTTCAtgcgcttttttgttgttgtctttttgttagttttttttccgGTGACAGGTCTAAGTggagttgtttttttcccccggtagcggtgctaccgccctcagcggggcaatatggccgctgtgggaggttgAGGGACGGCGTTTGAGACGTTGACACGCCTGCACGCTATTAAAGTGGCTCCGGGAGTCAcgtgctcggtggaggagggCTGCTTCGCGGTTGGCGAACATGTGGGATATGGGAGCATAAAATCAGCGTCCAGGatgaacagtgctgtggtcatgtTTATCCATAGTGTTGATAAAGCCAACCAGGTGGTGGACAGCGGTGTGGTGATTCAGGACacgttgactcccgttctgccgctggctaatcctgccacgagaatcaccatttctaatgTTCCCCCGTTCATGAGTAATGCCGCTttagagaaggagcttgcaagatacggacagcttgtgtccccgataaaaatggtctcATAGGAGACATGGTTTCATGATTCTGAGAGATAatgcggaggatttggatctgaagcttaagttcaggatcgacggttttgactacattgtgtttgttacatccggcatgatgaaatgttttggctgtgggtctgaggggcatttaataaggtcttgtcccgcCAGGAGTGAGGATAGGTCTGATCCCCAAGGGCCGCCTTCGTCTCTCGATGCCGCCacgagcggcgcatctccggctgaagacggcgctgccgagacggcacagggcagacaggaggccggggagtggggggcaggagaaatagaccaggttggtggaacagaaagagaccgaggctaGAGAACACAAGGACGACgaacggactgagcaggcaggagaggaaggtgggcagGTTAAAAAAGTTGATGACGACGAGAAGATGACAGaacttgaacaggtggaagctGGTGGAAATGAAAACGGTGAGAACGGGGAGTGTAGCAGATTGGCTGGGCGAGATATGAATTGTGGTcggaagaagcaaatacagcagactgctgttagagtggcagagtctgtacttgaggaagaggaagagatggtgttggatgatgaaataaaattaaaaaagtctattaaaaggaagcccaGAGAGGGTAGACAGGAAAATTAAAAAGCAAAGAGGGGTTCAAAAGGTAAAAAGTCACCCTCCTCTTCGTCTGAGGAGGACACACAAgaaagtgactgtgagttagtttccactcgtacacaggtggacacggaagggagctatgctttcctgaaaatcaggaagtttttataggtcaccaagggtttgagggcggtcaaggtggaaaactactttccagacttgcagctttttattgaccCAGTTAAATGCTTTATGGAAAACACAGGGGatttggaggtgaacacatttactgagcaggaagtctttAGACCAAAAAAATTGTACAGAAAGTAAAACTGCAACTTCTTGATGATGTTTAAGACAAGATtgggtatttttatctttttggtcagtgtaagcttgtttctggcacagttcagccccactcccctcatgtgtaatataaaattatgcactttaaatctgaatggaaCAAGAGATGACaggaaaagagctgctgtgtttaaactggttgagctgaagaaactagatgttttgcttgtgcaagaaacacatagcacagcagataatgaaattgaatggaagagggattggactggaaaattgattctcagtcaCTAGTcaaatattagtggtggggtcgggattcttttctcaaaaggttttttgccatgctcccttgaggtagaggaaaTAGTCaaaggccggctactgaaagtaagagcgcattatgaaaacataaaactagtttttataaatgtttatggtccaacccttggccccGAAAGATTcgtttttttggatgtgttatctgatgttattagtaaatgtggcagtgaggagtatttatttctgggaggggactttaactgtacagagaattgcaagctggacaggaaccatcaggaaccacatcctgcatctctttgTCGGCTCACATGCTTGGTTAATTTGTATGAACtgaaagatgtttggagagctttttatgggacccaaaggcagtatacatggacacatttaaaagataATGTGCTATCCATGGCGaggcttgatcggttttattgttttaaacataattttaatgtgtttaaacaatgtgaCATATTTCCAGTTTGcttctctgaccactctcttgtacagtgctcggttttcataacgagtgttaaaacaaatagtgctttctgactttttaacacaggccttctaaatgataacaactttagagatgcttttaagtttttctggggccaatatagaagccgaaggtctgaatttagttctctacagcaatggtgggacattggtaagtgtcagataaagcagttttgccagcagtacactcgcaatgtcaccagagacatagccagatctatgagaggtctagaggatgaaatggtggaactacagaatttggcggattccacaggagacagaggccatATAGAGACTATCAAATCCaaaaagtctgctttggctagtctgctgggtattacagcactgGGTGCACTGGTCCACCCATGCTTTCTGAATgtcacacatatggatgctccttctcactttttctttagtctagagcgcaagaatgggcagagaaaaaccattcactctctgcgtactaacactgaTGTGCAGCTATCAGATTTTTCTGAGATTCTGAAATATGCAGCAGGGTTTTACAGTGATCTCTGTAAGAGTGAATTCAGACAGGATGTGCCGGGGGCTGAATCA
Proteins encoded:
- the tal2 gene encoding T-cell acute lymphocytic leukemia protein 2 — translated: MTRKVFTNTRERWRQHNVNTAFAELRKLIPTHPPEKKLSKNEILRLAMRYINFLVQLLESQSGQPASHSPTALLTFLRGNVEHLHHASPRPWGLASDTEAPSPGSSCDSSEAW